In Aliiglaciecola sp. LCG003, a genomic segment contains:
- a CDS encoding DNA polymerase Y family protein has product MKSLWLYLHFTHLQLDCLCATHGTDSAESLSSQHCMSKPVVILDAKSNSILQLNQAAIEAGIQRGMGLGTAAALSQHLQVVPYNGEVEQKKLTEIAEHLYLVTSDICLLPANGILLRIHNMLSLYGGLNEYWHAIKNQLNDFPVKYHFATGQSPFAAKILACTGWDQICDHLPMLQHQIGLRKLSDSELDSKTVNKLSRVGVHCIADLMAISLKEIAKRFENDLVTYLGRLRGDFHHPIVFFHPKTRFTQYLELLYEISHTDTLLRPMIKMLDALEQFLKVRDLLTQKIVFTLYQRDAEILTLEVGSAQGEYLSSRWHALAALKIENLRLKSPVYGLELYTGATEQRCPDKADLFTARRGALSYLQLISMLQAKLGEQAVKQIQLDNDHRPDRVNRYVSPSNQLFPHNRHLQGMRPSFLLAPCLALTEAVKILHGPERIATGWWDNKVMTRDYFIARNNQGQWLWIFRTPCAKWYVHGLFS; this is encoded by the coding sequence TTGAAGTCTCTGTGGCTATATTTACATTTTACCCATTTACAGCTGGACTGTTTATGTGCAACTCATGGTACAGACTCCGCTGAGAGCCTATCGTCGCAGCATTGTATGTCAAAACCAGTGGTAATCCTAGATGCCAAGTCAAATAGCATATTGCAACTGAACCAAGCTGCTATTGAAGCTGGCATTCAGCGGGGTATGGGGTTAGGTACTGCGGCAGCGCTAAGTCAACATCTGCAAGTTGTACCTTACAATGGCGAAGTAGAGCAAAAGAAGCTGACCGAGATTGCCGAGCATCTATATTTGGTAACCTCTGACATATGCCTATTGCCTGCAAATGGGATCTTGTTGCGAATCCACAACATGCTGTCACTTTATGGAGGCCTCAATGAGTACTGGCATGCGATAAAAAACCAACTGAATGACTTTCCAGTGAAGTATCACTTTGCGACGGGGCAATCTCCTTTTGCTGCGAAAATACTAGCCTGTACTGGTTGGGATCAAATTTGTGATCACCTTCCAATGCTGCAACACCAAATCGGTTTACGCAAATTGTCTGATTCTGAACTAGATAGCAAAACGGTTAATAAGCTTTCACGTGTGGGGGTTCATTGTATAGCAGATCTCATGGCTATCTCTCTCAAAGAGATAGCTAAGCGGTTTGAAAATGATTTAGTCACTTATCTAGGTAGGTTAAGGGGTGACTTTCACCACCCAATAGTATTTTTCCACCCTAAAACACGTTTTACCCAATACCTAGAGCTGCTCTATGAAATAAGCCATACCGATACTTTACTACGTCCAATGATAAAGATGCTTGATGCCCTAGAGCAGTTTTTAAAAGTTCGGGATTTGTTAACCCAAAAAATAGTGTTCACTCTATACCAGCGTGATGCTGAAATACTGACATTAGAAGTCGGTTCAGCTCAAGGGGAATATCTAAGCAGCAGATGGCATGCTTTGGCGGCACTCAAAATAGAAAACCTCAGATTAAAATCACCGGTCTATGGGCTGGAGCTATACACTGGAGCAACAGAGCAACGTTGCCCTGATAAGGCCGATTTATTTACAGCCCGAAGAGGAGCACTATCTTATTTACAATTGATCTCAATGTTACAAGCCAAGTTAGGTGAGCAGGCTGTAAAACAGATTCAATTAGACAATGACCATCGGCCAGACCGAGTGAATCGATATGTATCACCCAGCAATCAACTCTTCCCTCACAATCGTCATCTACAGGGAATGCGTCCGAGCTTTCTACTGGCGCCTTGTCTAGCCCTCACTGAAGCTGTAAAAATCCTTCACGGACCTGAGCGAATAGCCACCGGATGGTGGGACAATAAGGTTATGACCCGAGATTATTTTATCGCTCGAAATAACCAGGGCCAATGGCTGTGGATATTTCGAACACCTTGCGCAAAGTGGTATGTCCATGGCCTATTTAGCTAA
- the imuA gene encoding translesion DNA synthesis-associated protein ImuA codes for MNTLIEQLKNKRLIWQGNQQQVFTSTNSSGYAELDHALQGGFPQQGVIDIDSPIGIGELRLMLPALRSRQQQSNRLVVFIAAPMQINGEMLAEFGFALEQILILQPNSAEQALWSAEQCLKSGCCHGVLLWHKNVEIPQAKRLQLAAEQGDALQLIFRQDNPLKISLPIDLAMKLASHRQGISVQITKRKGGWLEKPFEVNMSANWPELTLPEMSSNVLSFSHVKVG; via the coding sequence ATGAATACCTTAATAGAACAATTGAAAAATAAGCGGCTTATCTGGCAAGGAAATCAGCAGCAGGTTTTTACCAGTACCAATAGTTCAGGTTATGCAGAGCTTGATCACGCCTTGCAAGGCGGCTTTCCGCAACAAGGTGTTATCGATATTGATAGCCCAATCGGTATAGGTGAATTGCGTCTGATGCTTCCGGCATTACGCTCCCGTCAGCAGCAGAGTAATAGGCTTGTGGTTTTTATCGCTGCGCCTATGCAAATCAATGGCGAGATGTTAGCTGAGTTTGGTTTTGCTCTTGAGCAGATCTTAATTTTACAACCTAATAGCGCTGAGCAGGCTCTTTGGAGCGCAGAGCAGTGTTTAAAGAGCGGTTGTTGTCATGGTGTTTTGCTGTGGCATAAGAATGTAGAGATACCTCAAGCTAAGCGATTACAACTGGCCGCTGAACAAGGTGATGCTTTGCAGTTAATCTTCCGCCAAGACAATCCATTGAAGATCTCATTACCTATCGATTTAGCCATGAAACTAGCTTCTCATCGTCAGGGTATCAGTGTTCAGATAACTAAACGCAAGGGAGGGTGGCTCGAGAAGCCTTTTGAAGTCAATATGAGTGCCAATTGGCCGGAGTTGACATTGCCAGAGATGTCATCAAATGTACTTTCTTTTTCCCATGTTAAAGTGGGTTAG
- a CDS encoding EVE domain-containing protein, whose protein sequence is MNYWLFKTEPDAFSIDDLSNRPNQTEHWDGIRNYQARNFLRDEVKKGDKVFIYHSSCKQVGIAGLAEVAQEAYADHTQFNPESNYYDPKSSVENPRWFMVDVRFVEKFNHVLSLKAIKQMPQISQIGLVKKSHRLSIMPVTEVEFEHLLDKCQGL, encoded by the coding sequence ATGAATTACTGGTTATTCAAAACGGAACCGGACGCATTTAGCATCGATGATTTGTCGAATCGGCCTAATCAAACCGAGCATTGGGATGGCATTAGAAATTATCAGGCCCGTAACTTTTTACGAGATGAAGTAAAAAAAGGCGATAAGGTATTCATATATCACTCTAGTTGTAAACAGGTTGGAATAGCGGGATTAGCCGAAGTTGCCCAAGAGGCTTATGCAGATCACACTCAGTTCAATCCAGAGAGTAACTACTATGATCCGAAATCCAGCGTGGAAAATCCACGTTGGTTCATGGTTGATGTCAGATTTGTTGAAAAATTTAATCATGTCTTAAGCTTAAAAGCGATTAAGCAGATGCCACAAATCAGCCAAATTGGTTTAGTCAAAAAAAGCCATCGACTATCAATAATGCCCGTCACTGAAGTCGAATTTGAGCATTTATTAGACAAATGCCAGGGGCTATAA
- a CDS encoding DUF885 domain-containing protein has translation MRVIKKIFLLTAVLLSSVAACASEQQKLTDLMAQIWQYELSISPVFATSQGVHDYDDQLADLSPSALLAQNQRFSSFLAQLQQVDKSMLERTEQINLLMQIYRVQDYVDNYRFNYHYVPLTSEYGFHSSLAGLPQTVQFGTLADYQNYLSRLQKFPVYFAQQIAWMKKGMAVGMVQPKIVMQGFEKSVEGYFEGDVEDSVFYAPFKQLDKLNLSDQQKTQLIEQAKLNIKNNVYTAYRNFYQFLVTDYIPNAKTDIAAKTWPNGTQLYQNRTRYYTTTDLSADQIHQIGLQEVARIRAEMQTVVDELKFEGSINEFIEFLRTDPQFYAKTPEELLKHASFIAKKMDAKLPKLFRKLPRTPYGVAPVPDSIAPKYTTGRYISSRRDDEPGYYWVNTYALDKRPLYAIPALTLHEAVPGHHLQISLAREMQDLPNVRRYTYISAFGEGWGLYSEFLGKEVGIYATPYDEFGRLSYEMWRACRLVVDTGMHLKGWSRQQALDYMLENTALSEHNVTTEVDRYISWPAQALSYKIGEIEIKKLRKEAEEALGDKFDLRSFHDAVLEYGSIPLSVLRENMQLFIQQQQKL, from the coding sequence ATGCGTGTAATCAAAAAAATTTTTTTACTAACTGCTGTATTGCTTAGTAGTGTTGCCGCTTGTGCTTCTGAACAACAAAAGCTTACGGATTTAATGGCGCAAATTTGGCAATACGAATTATCGATTTCGCCGGTCTTTGCGACCTCACAAGGGGTCCATGATTATGATGACCAGTTAGCTGATTTATCCCCAAGTGCATTATTAGCGCAAAATCAGCGCTTCAGCTCTTTCTTGGCGCAACTGCAACAAGTCGATAAATCCATGCTTGAGCGCACTGAGCAAATCAATCTGTTAATGCAAATCTATCGGGTGCAAGATTATGTGGATAATTATCGCTTCAATTACCACTACGTCCCTTTAACCTCGGAGTACGGCTTTCATAGTAGTTTGGCTGGTCTGCCGCAAACAGTTCAGTTTGGCACTTTAGCTGATTACCAAAACTATTTGTCTCGTTTACAAAAGTTTCCGGTTTATTTTGCGCAACAGATTGCATGGATGAAGAAGGGCATGGCAGTTGGCATGGTGCAACCAAAGATCGTGATGCAAGGCTTTGAGAAGTCCGTTGAAGGCTACTTTGAGGGTGATGTAGAAGACAGTGTATTTTATGCGCCATTTAAACAACTCGATAAACTTAATCTCAGTGACCAGCAGAAAACTCAATTAATCGAGCAAGCAAAGCTGAATATTAAGAATAATGTGTATACGGCGTACCGTAATTTTTACCAGTTTTTAGTTACTGACTATATACCTAACGCCAAGACTGATATTGCGGCTAAAACTTGGCCAAACGGCACTCAGCTATACCAGAATCGGACCCGCTATTACACCACAACCGATCTATCTGCTGACCAAATACATCAAATCGGCTTGCAAGAAGTGGCACGCATTCGAGCAGAGATGCAAACCGTTGTGGATGAATTAAAGTTCGAAGGTAGCATCAATGAATTCATTGAATTTCTCCGCACCGACCCGCAGTTTTACGCTAAAACTCCTGAAGAGTTATTGAAGCACGCTTCCTTTATCGCCAAGAAGATGGATGCCAAACTCCCTAAGCTGTTTCGTAAATTGCCCAGAACTCCCTATGGCGTTGCACCTGTTCCAGATAGTATTGCGCCCAAATATACCACTGGTCGCTATATCTCTTCTCGTAGAGATGACGAGCCAGGTTATTATTGGGTGAATACATACGCTTTAGATAAGCGTCCATTATATGCGATTCCTGCTTTAACCTTACATGAAGCCGTTCCTGGGCACCATTTACAGATATCCCTAGCTCGTGAAATGCAGGACTTACCAAATGTACGTCGCTATACCTATATTTCAGCTTTCGGTGAAGGTTGGGGTCTATATTCTGAATTTTTAGGCAAAGAAGTGGGTATTTATGCCACGCCTTATGATGAATTCGGCCGCTTAAGTTACGAGATGTGGCGGGCTTGCCGACTAGTCGTTGATACAGGTATGCATTTAAAAGGCTGGTCTCGACAGCAGGCTTTGGACTATATGTTAGAAAATACTGCATTGTCAGAACATAATGTCACCACTGAGGTTGACCGGTATATCTCATGGCCAGCACAAGCCTTATCTTATAAGATTGGCGAAATCGAAATTAAAAAGCTGCGTAAAGAAGCGGAAGAAGCCTTAGGGGATAAATTTGATCTTCGTTCATTTCACGATGCGGTTTTGGAATATGGTTCTATTCCTTTGTCAGTGTTGAGAGAAAATATGCAGCTGTTTATCCAACAACAGCAGAAACTATAG
- a CDS encoding DUF1820 family protein, with translation MSNKQHLFRVQFVSNGERYELYVREVSQGSMFGFVEIGDFVWDTHTSLVLDPSHEKLKAEFADVTHTYIPMHSVLRIDQVKKQGTAKISELSDKVTAFPSPIYTPKN, from the coding sequence ATGTCAAACAAACAGCACTTATTTAGAGTACAGTTTGTTAGTAACGGAGAACGTTACGAGCTGTATGTTAGAGAAGTTAGTCAAGGTAGTATGTTCGGGTTCGTCGAAATTGGCGATTTTGTTTGGGATACTCATACTAGTTTGGTGTTGGATCCAAGCCACGAAAAACTTAAAGCTGAATTTGCTGACGTCACTCACACTTATATTCCCATGCACAGTGTATTGAGAATTGATCAGGTGAAAAAGCAGGGTACAGCGAAAATTTCTGAACTGTCAGACAAAGTGACTGCTTTTCCCAGTCCTATATATACTCCAAAAAACTAA
- a CDS encoding TetR/AcrR family transcriptional regulator: MPRKALYNVEAVLEQAIAVFLEHGYHGAIMDEIIARTDFNRRGFYLEFGSKQQFLYIVLAHYQQQHLSKAFSHLEDNRGLVSIQDFFDEYVSQVKGRGCLLINIITELGFDDEKVRDIGRHYLDRMQIDFIGCLEKAQQTNQLRGTIDIESTALQLTSYVQGFAVNAILAGDTDELHLATKALLAPLAL; this comes from the coding sequence ATGCCTCGTAAAGCCCTTTATAATGTTGAAGCAGTTCTAGAACAAGCCATCGCAGTTTTTCTTGAACACGGCTACCATGGCGCCATCATGGATGAAATTATTGCCAGAACGGATTTTAATCGCCGTGGCTTTTATTTAGAATTCGGCTCAAAACAACAATTCTTATATATCGTACTCGCTCATTATCAACAGCAGCATTTGTCCAAAGCGTTTTCCCACCTGGAAGACAATCGAGGCTTGGTGTCCATTCAAGATTTTTTCGATGAATATGTCTCACAGGTTAAGGGCCGAGGTTGCTTATTAATTAATATCATCACTGAATTGGGTTTCGACGATGAAAAAGTTCGAGATATTGGTCGTCATTATCTCGATAGAATGCAAATTGACTTTATCGGTTGTCTCGAAAAAGCCCAACAGACTAATCAACTACGGGGAACGATAGACATTGAATCCACAGCATTGCAACTGACCAGTTATGTACAAGGCTTTGCGGTCAATGCCATTCTTGCCGGCGACACAGATGAATTGCATTTAGCAACTAAAGCATTATTAGCGCCGCTGGCGTTATAA
- a CDS encoding M28 family peptidase — translation MKIKLVCLTLLSACFLAACQTNSTASRNANIAAEQAQINRLQAHLYFLADDLLTGRDTGSEGHEIASKYIESEFKKYGLQPAGDDGTYFQRIAFRQAFLDQSSPKLTLHTKQGTTELHYPQDFIAYANTGLEQSITRGDLVFAGYGIVAPELNHDDYAGLDVKDKVVVVLSGKPVSFPSEEGAHFGSTTEKKKHAIAHGAIGYITISTPLSEKVKPYQNALNFLHVPSVRFLDPQGQPVNAFAQLGGGALLHKDVAEQIFADAPMNLAAIYALLEEDKAPKGFDLPLSIELTTKNDFKQVSSPNVVGVLAGSDPDLKNQYVVYSAHSDHIGFAKTVKKDKINNGAMDNASGTSVMLETARLFSELSIKPKRSILFVAVTGEEKGLLGSKYFAQHPTVPIQNIVANVNLDMPILTYEFGDVIAFGANHSDMQTSVAQAAKNIGIELSPDPWPELALFTRSDHYSFVQQGVPSVFLVPGLKSADPEVDGSKQFQGFLATHYHKPTDDLNQVFNWQAAKKFTEVNFQIGLTLGNQTKRPEWNQGDFFGDVFSKTTNK, via the coding sequence ATGAAAATCAAGTTAGTCTGTTTGACGTTGTTGTCAGCCTGTTTTTTAGCCGCCTGTCAAACCAATTCAACTGCATCACGAAATGCAAATATCGCTGCTGAACAAGCACAAATAAATCGGCTGCAAGCGCACCTATATTTTTTAGCAGATGATCTTCTAACTGGCCGAGATACCGGTTCTGAAGGTCACGAAATTGCTTCAAAGTATATTGAGTCAGAATTTAAAAAGTACGGATTACAGCCTGCGGGAGATGATGGTACTTATTTCCAGAGAATTGCCTTCAGACAAGCCTTTCTGGACCAAAGCTCACCAAAACTGACTCTTCACACTAAGCAAGGCACCACTGAACTGCATTATCCACAAGATTTTATCGCATATGCTAATACGGGTCTTGAGCAGAGTATCACCCGTGGTGATCTAGTCTTTGCTGGGTATGGAATAGTCGCACCTGAGCTTAATCATGATGATTATGCCGGACTCGATGTTAAAGACAAAGTAGTCGTCGTGCTGTCGGGTAAACCCGTGTCCTTTCCCAGTGAAGAAGGCGCGCATTTTGGTTCAACAACCGAGAAAAAGAAGCATGCGATTGCCCATGGTGCGATTGGATATATTACGATAAGCACTCCTTTGTCGGAAAAAGTGAAACCTTATCAAAATGCTTTGAATTTTCTACATGTGCCAAGTGTTCGGTTTTTAGACCCTCAAGGTCAGCCTGTTAATGCTTTTGCACAGTTAGGGGGTGGAGCCTTATTACATAAAGATGTTGCTGAGCAAATATTTGCTGACGCTCCTATGAACCTAGCAGCCATTTACGCCTTGTTGGAAGAAGATAAAGCGCCCAAGGGCTTTGACTTACCGCTAAGTATTGAATTGACCACTAAAAATGATTTTAAACAGGTTTCAAGCCCCAATGTGGTTGGCGTGTTAGCAGGTTCAGATCCTGACTTAAAAAATCAGTATGTGGTGTACAGTGCCCATTCAGATCACATTGGCTTTGCCAAAACAGTTAAAAAAGACAAAATTAATAATGGTGCCATGGACAATGCAAGTGGCACATCAGTGATGTTAGAAACGGCTAGATTGTTCAGTGAACTGTCCATCAAGCCTAAGCGATCGATTTTGTTCGTGGCGGTAACCGGTGAGGAGAAGGGCTTGTTGGGCTCTAAATATTTTGCCCAACACCCTACTGTGCCGATTCAAAATATTGTCGCAAATGTGAATTTAGATATGCCAATTTTGACTTACGAGTTTGGTGATGTCATTGCGTTTGGGGCGAATCATAGTGATATGCAAACCTCAGTCGCTCAAGCCGCTAAAAATATTGGTATTGAGCTAAGCCCCGACCCTTGGCCTGAATTGGCTTTATTCACCCGTTCTGATCACTATAGTTTCGTGCAGCAAGGCGTGCCGTCGGTATTTTTGGTGCCAGGTTTGAAATCAGCAGATCCAGAGGTCGATGGCAGTAAGCAATTCCAAGGCTTTTTAGCCACTCATTACCACAAACCCACTGACGACTTAAACCAAGTGTTTAACTGGCAAGCAGCTAAAAAGTTCACGGAAGTCAACTTTCAAATTGGCCTAACATTGGGAAATCAAACTAAGCGGCCTGAATGGAATCAAGGAGATTTCTTTGGCGATGTGTTTAGCAAAACTACTAATAAGTAA
- the slmA gene encoding nucleoid occlusion factor SlmA produces the protein MPATKRPNRRAQILQCLASMLESNPGQRITTAKLAAEVGVSEAALYRHFPSKARMFEGLIEFIEETLFSRINKIMAEEKDSAIRIQLILHLILGFSEKNPGITRILNGDALMGEQERLRGRIAQIFERLETQLKQILRERKLREGKTLPTDEGIVANMLICYTDGRINLFIRSGFKRRPTENFKETWQFISKQFFS, from the coding sequence ATGCCTGCCACAAAACGCCCCAATCGCCGAGCCCAGATTCTTCAATGCCTCGCCAGCATGTTAGAAAGTAATCCAGGACAACGGATCACCACGGCCAAACTTGCAGCTGAAGTTGGTGTATCTGAAGCTGCGCTTTACCGTCATTTCCCCAGTAAAGCTCGCATGTTTGAAGGACTGATTGAGTTTATTGAAGAAACCCTGTTCTCACGGATCAACAAAATAATGGCCGAAGAGAAAGACAGTGCCATTCGGATCCAGCTTATCTTGCATTTAATTCTTGGTTTTTCAGAAAAAAACCCCGGTATTACGCGGATTTTAAACGGCGACGCCTTGATGGGTGAGCAGGAAAGATTACGCGGTCGAATTGCTCAAATCTTTGAGCGATTAGAAACCCAGTTAAAACAGATATTGCGTGAACGCAAACTTCGAGAAGGTAAAACGTTGCCGACTGATGAAGGTATAGTGGCAAACATGCTAATTTGTTATACGGACGGCCGGATTAATTTATTTATCCGCAGTGGATTTAAGCGTCGCCCTACCGAAAACTTCAAAGAAACGTGGCAATTTATCAGTAAACAATTTTTTTCATAA
- the coaBC gene encoding bifunctional phosphopantothenoylcysteine decarboxylase/phosphopantothenate--cysteine ligase CoaBC yields the protein MTIKKLNILLGVSGGIAAYKAPDLVRKLTATGAQVRVVLTESATQFVSPLSLQAVSGNPVSTDLLDPAAEAAMGHIELAKWADILLIAPATANCIAKLAHGLADDLLSTLYLATSAKVYLAPAMNQQMWFAAATQANLATLTQRGIQIIEPDSGEQACGDTGPGRMPEPQYLASLVTQPEAAQVLKGKRIVITAGPTREAIDPVRYISNHSSGKMGYALASAAKALGAEVTLISGPVALDTPAWVNLVKVESAQQMHQAVMLAVAETDIFIGCAAVADYRPVECVGQKIKKHNQELTLTFIKNPDILADVANLKGAPFTVGFAAETQDVSHYAKDKLQRKNLDMIAANDVSDRTIGFNSDQNALSVFWKDGEKSLAVADKGQLAMQLMLLISQNYNEKHA from the coding sequence ATGACCATTAAAAAACTCAATATATTACTAGGGGTAAGTGGCGGTATAGCTGCCTATAAGGCTCCTGATTTAGTCCGTAAGCTTACTGCTACAGGGGCTCAGGTTAGAGTAGTATTAACCGAGTCTGCGACGCAATTTGTTAGCCCACTTTCTTTGCAGGCGGTGTCTGGCAATCCTGTATCGACTGATTTACTCGACCCCGCCGCAGAAGCGGCCATGGGTCATATAGAATTAGCCAAATGGGCTGATATTTTATTGATCGCACCAGCAACGGCCAATTGTATAGCCAAGCTTGCTCATGGTTTGGCCGACGACCTTTTATCAACCCTTTATTTAGCCACCAGCGCAAAAGTATATCTTGCTCCGGCGATGAATCAGCAAATGTGGTTCGCTGCGGCTACTCAGGCGAATCTTGCAACCTTAACCCAGCGTGGCATTCAGATAATCGAGCCAGACTCCGGTGAGCAGGCATGCGGTGATACAGGGCCTGGTAGAATGCCAGAGCCACAATACTTAGCCAGCTTAGTGACACAGCCGGAAGCCGCCCAAGTGTTAAAGGGTAAACGTATAGTTATTACTGCCGGCCCGACTCGCGAGGCCATCGACCCCGTTCGATACATTAGCAATCATAGCTCGGGAAAAATGGGCTATGCGCTGGCTAGCGCAGCCAAAGCTTTAGGTGCAGAGGTCACACTCATTAGCGGTCCTGTAGCACTTGACACTCCAGCTTGGGTAAATTTAGTCAAAGTGGAAAGCGCTCAGCAGATGCATCAAGCCGTTATGCTAGCGGTGGCAGAAACAGATATATTTATTGGCTGTGCCGCGGTAGCCGATTATCGCCCAGTGGAATGCGTTGGACAGAAGATTAAAAAACACAACCAAGAGTTAACGCTTACTTTTATTAAAAACCCTGATATTCTAGCTGATGTTGCCAATTTAAAAGGTGCACCTTTTACTGTCGGTTTCGCGGCTGAAACCCAAGATGTTAGCCACTACGCTAAAGATAAGCTACAGCGTAAAAATCTTGATATGATCGCCGCAAATGATGTCTCCGACCGAACCATCGGATTCAACAGTGACCAAAATGCCTTAAGTGTTTTTTGGAAAGATGGTGAAAAATCTTTGGCCGTTGCCGATAAAGGTCAACTGGCCATGCAGTTAATGCTTTTAATTTCACAGAATTATAATGAAAAACATGCTTAG
- the radC gene encoding DNA repair protein RadC: MKLSQWPEMERPREKLLSLGCSALSDAELLAIFLRTGLPGLSAVDLARGLLQQFGSLRGLFAANQIDFCASKGLGRAKYVQLQAVLEISKRYFAESLQREHVFDSVTNTKHYLLSQLRDEPNEIFAVLFLDSQHRLIAFKKLFHGTINAASVYPRVVLQNALKFNAAALILTHNHPSGVAEPSQADKHITQRICQALELIDVTVLDHIVVGDGICVSFAERGLI; encoded by the coding sequence ATGAAATTATCACAATGGCCAGAAATGGAACGGCCACGGGAAAAACTCCTATCTTTAGGTTGTTCAGCATTGAGCGATGCAGAACTATTAGCTATTTTTTTACGCACAGGGCTACCCGGATTGAGTGCCGTGGATCTTGCCCGTGGCTTGTTGCAGCAATTTGGTTCTTTGCGAGGGCTTTTTGCCGCTAATCAGATTGACTTTTGCGCGAGCAAAGGACTTGGCAGAGCAAAGTATGTTCAGTTGCAAGCCGTCCTTGAGATATCTAAACGATATTTCGCAGAGTCTCTGCAACGAGAGCATGTGTTTGACAGCGTCACCAATACTAAACACTATTTACTCAGCCAGTTAAGAGATGAGCCCAATGAAATATTTGCGGTTTTATTTTTAGATAGCCAGCATCGTCTGATAGCGTTTAAAAAACTATTTCATGGTACTATCAACGCGGCGAGCGTATATCCTAGAGTAGTGTTGCAAAACGCCCTTAAATTTAATGCTGCTGCATTGATATTAACCCACAATCATCCTAGCGGAGTTGCTGAGCCTAGCCAGGCAGATAAACATATCACCCAGCGGATTTGCCAGGCATTAGAATTAATTGATGTAACCGTTTTAGATCATATAGTAGTAGGTGATGGAATATGCGTATCCTTTGCCGAGCGGGGTCTAATCTAG
- the rpmB gene encoding 50S ribosomal protein L28, whose product MSRVCQVTGKRPAVGNNRSHARNATRRRFLPNLQTHRFWVESENCFVKLRLTPKGMRIIDKKGIDTVLADIRARGEKI is encoded by the coding sequence ATGTCCAGAGTATGTCAAGTTACTGGTAAGCGTCCAGCGGTAGGTAACAACCGCTCTCACGCGAGAAACGCGACCCGTCGTCGCTTTTTGCCAAACCTTCAAACCCACCGTTTTTGGGTTGAAAGTGAAAATTGTTTCGTTAAATTGCGCCTTACGCCGAAAGGCATGCGTATTATAGATAAGAAAGGTATTGATACAGTTTTGGCTGATATCCGTGCTCGTGGCGAGAAAATCTAA
- the rpmG gene encoding 50S ribosomal protein L33 — MRDKIKLVSSAGTGYYYTTDKNKRNMPGKMEIKKFDPKVRQHVMFKEAKIK; from the coding sequence ATGCGTGATAAAATCAAATTAGTTTCATCAGCGGGTACTGGCTACTACTACACCACTGACAAGAATAAGCGTAATATGCCTGGCAAAATGGAGATCAAAAAGTTTGATCCTAAAGTTCGCCAACACGTTATGTTCAAAGAAGCCAAAATCAAGTAA